The following DNA comes from Nitrogeniibacter aestuarii.
GGCGGCCCCACTGGTTGGTATGGCCCGTGCATGTGGGGAGCTTCGCGGGGGCACTGGGCCTGGCGTGGGGGTTCTACGCCAGTCATGGGGCTTGGCTGGCGGCTGGCGGCGTGTTGCTGACGCTGGCGGTGCTGGTGTTCATGCTTGCCTCGGCCCTGGCGCTGCTGCGCACCCCGGCCCGTGGGCCGACAGTCTCCGCGTTGCGTCTGGCGGTTCTTTGGCTGGGGGTGACCGTCGCGATCGGTCTGAGCATGGCCGCCGCACGTGGCGGTTATCTGGGGCTTGAGCCGCTGCAATGGTCGCAGCTTCACGTGGCCGGTGGTCTGGTCGGCTGGGGTGGTCTGCTTGTGGCCGCGACGGCCTATCTGGTGGTCCCCATGTTTCAGCTGACGCCCGCGTATCCGGCGTGGTTCAGTCGAGCCTTCGCCTGGGCGCTCGCTGGCGCGCTGGTGCTCGGTGCCGCAGCGACGCATCCGTTGGCGTGGATTCCGGCCGTCGTCATGGTCATGGGGTTTGCGGTGATGACGCTCGACCGGCAGCGACGGCGGCGTCGCGCCAAGACCGACCTGACGCTGAGCCTGTGGCGCCAGGCCATGAGCTGCGTCCTGCTCGGGGGGGGGCTGTCACTGCTTGTCCTGCTGGGGGAAAACGATCCACGCATCAGCGTGGCGGCCGGTGTGCTGGTGCTGTACGGGGCGTTCGTGTCGCTGATTGCAGGCATGCTCTACAAGATCGTGCCCTTCATCCTCTGGCTGTTCCTGCAGCCGCGCCTGTCACAGGTGCCGCCCATGACGCGCATGCTCAATCAGCCGCTCATGCGCTGGCATTGGTGGGTGCATTCCGGTGGGCTGGTGATGGCCGGACTGGCCGCTTTCTGGAGCCCGATGGGGCTGGGGGCAGGGGTTGCCATCGGTGCGGCCAGCCTGCTCCTGCTGGCCCAGCTCATGCGCGTCGGGCGTCATGCCCAGCGCGCACTGGCGACGCTCTCTCAGCCGTCGTAGCGGCTGAGTTTGGCCACGTCATGCAACATGATCTGCTTGCCCTGGACCGTGATGAGCTTGTTTTCCGACAGATCGTGGAAAACCCGCGAGAGCGTTTCGGGCGTGAGATTGAGGCGGGAGGCAATCACCTGCTTGCTGGTGGGCAGATCGATGGTTTGCTCGCCTTCCTGACACGGGGCCGCATGCGATTGCTGAAGCAGATAGCCAATCACACGCTGGGTGCTCGAGCGCAGGGAATAGGATTCCACGTCGCGTACCATGCTGTGCAGCCGGATGGCCATACCGGCGAGCATGCGCCGGGCAAACCCGGCATCGTGCTCGATCTGATCGAAAACAGCCTCGCTGCTCACGTGCAGCAACAAGGTGTCGCCCAGGGATTCAGCGAAAACGGGGTAGGGCCGGTCCATGAACATCACCGCTTCGCCAAAGCTCTGATGCGCACCCAGAATCTCGACCACCTTCTCATTGCCCTGCGGCGAGGAGAAGGCGAGTTTCATCTGGCCAAAGATGACGTAATAAAACCCTTGGGGGTGGTCGCCACGCTGGAAGAGCAT
Coding sequences within:
- a CDS encoding Crp/Fnr family transcriptional regulator; the protein is MSQNKIDIPGLLSRMPLFSAMSAEDIEQIAENTREKRLKKGEMLFQRGDHPQGFYYVIFGQMKLAFSSPQGNEKVVEILGAHQSFGEAVMFMDRPYPVFAESLGDTLLLHVSSEAVFDQIEHDAGFARRMLAGMAIRLHSMVRDVESYSLRSSTQRVIGYLLQQSHAAPCQEGEQTIDLPTSKQVIASRLNLTPETLSRVFHDLSENKLITVQGKQIMLHDVAKLSRYDG